A genomic window from Triticum urartu cultivar G1812 chromosome 7, Tu2.1, whole genome shotgun sequence includes:
- the LOC125521409 gene encoding uncharacterized protein LOC125521409 yields MGAEHRAPLRPARHGRSEAGREAGMGRRWAPGICAMALLWLAAAAAEDPDPDELERAATTILLPQSIYFLQVINKVFGPFGRYLMPLGQKMMASSSFQLSLYCVGFFVMIWIATVMFKSNDILRKQTALKILVRQAAMVVKCVLPRKIDI; encoded by the exons ATGGGAGCCGAGCACCGAGCTCCTCTGCGCCCCGCCCGCCATGGGAGATCTGAGGCCGGCCGGGAGGCGGGGATGGGGCGCCGGTGGGCCCCTGGGATCTGCGCGATGGCGCTGCTCTGGCTCGCCGCGGCCGCAGCCGAAGATCCCGATCCCGACGAGCTCGAGCGCGC CGCGACAACAATTCTTCTTCCTCAAAGCATATATTTTCTCCAAGTGATCAACAAAGTGTTTGGTCCATTTGGAAG GTACTTGATGCCTCTTGGTCAGAAGATGATGGCGAGTTCCTCATTCCAATTGAGTTTATATTGTGTAGGTTTCTTCGTCATGATCTGGATTGCCACAGTCATGTTCAAGTCCAATGATATCTTGCGCAAGCAGACCGCTCTCAAG ATACTTGTCCGGCAAGCTGCTATGGTGGTCAAGTGTGTGCTGCCTAGGAAAATAGATATTTAG